Genomic window (Devosia chinhatensis):
GCGGTCAATGACCTGTTTACCGCAGCCAATGGCGCCGGCGTGGACAGCAGCTTCCTCGGCTGGGGCGATTACTGGCCCAAGCTTGCCACCGAAACGGCTGGCGGCAACGCGCCCGATATCGTTCAGATGGACTACCGCTACATCGTCGAATACGCTAAGCGCAACGCCATCGCGCCGCTCGACGAATATGTCGGCAGCGCGCTCAAGCTTGATGGTTTCGACGAAGATCAGCTCGAAGGCGGTAAGGTTGACGGCCAGCTCTACGGCATCAGCCTGGGCGCCAATTCGGTGGCGCAGCTGGTCAACCTCGCAGCCTTTGAGGAAGCCGGCATCGAGCCGCCCAACCGCGACACCACCTATGACGACATCCGCGCCATGGGCGAGGCGTTCCAGTCCGCCAATGTGCGCGGCGGCATCCGCGTCATCGCCGATGGTTCCGGCTCCGAGCCGATGCTCGACAACTGGCTGCGCCAGAAGGGCCTCGCCCTCTATACAGCCGATGGCCAGCTCGGTTTCGATGCCGATGCGGCGATCGAATGGTTCACGCTCTGGCAGGGCTTCCGCAATGACGGTATCTGCGTGACCGCCGAGGATCAGGCGCTCGACACCAATGGTCCGTTGGAAACCACGATGGTGGTGATGGGCAAGTCGGCGATGATGCCGTCGAACTCCAACCAGCTCGTGGCCTTCCAGACGCTGATGACCGATGCGCTGACCATCACCAATTATCCCCGTATTGCCGAGGGTGTCGGTGGCGGCCATTACCGCAAGCCGTCCATGTTCTTCTCTGTCGGCGGCTCGTCCGCCAACAAGGAACTGGCTGCCGAATATCTCAGCTTCTTCGTCAATGACCTCGAAGCGGCCAAGGTGCTCGGCGTCGAGCGTGGCATTCCCTGCATCGAGGCAACGCGCGAGGCGGTTGCTCCCGACCTCAATGCTGCCGACCAGATCGCGCTCGAATTCGTCGCCAATCTCGGTGACCTGCTCGGGCCACTGCCGCCGCCGCCCCCGGCTGCTGCCGGTGAAATCGACGCGTCGCTGCTGCGAGTCCTGAGCCAGGAAGTAGCCTTCGGTGCCCGTTCGCCCGAAGACGCCGGCCAGTACTTCGTTTCCGAAGCTGCGGCCATTCTGCAGCGCGCAAGCTGATCCAGGACCAGACTATGGCCACGCAGGTCGACAACACTGCTTCGAGCGGAGCCGGCCGCGTGGCCCCTCCATCCTTCTGGTCTGGGGTGTGGCAAAACCACGCCCCCGGCTATCTCTTTCTTCTGCCCTGGCTCATCGGCTTTCTCGGCCTGACCATCGGGCCGATCCTGACATCGTTCTACCTGAGCTTTACGCATTTCGACCTGCTGACAGCACCGCGCTGGGCCGGGCTCGACAATTACATGCGCATGTTTACCAATGACCCGAAATTTGCCGCCTCAATGCGGGTCACCTTTGTGTTCGTCATCTTCTCGGTGCCGCTCAAGCTGGCCTTCGCGCTCGGCGTGGCTCTGCTGCTCAATCGCGGCATGAAGGGCCTGCCGCTCTATCGCGCCCTGTTCTATTTGCCGAGCCTGCTTGGCGCCTCTGTGGCTATCGCCATTCTCTGGCGGCAGATGTTCGCAGGCAATGGCCTCGTCAATCAGGTTCTCGCCAATTTCGGCATCCAGGGCCCGAGCTGGATTTCCAATCCCAATACGTCCTTGTGGACGCTGATCATCCTCGCGGTCTGGCAGTTCGGTTCGCCCATGATCATCTTTCTTGCCGGGCTGAGGCAGATCCCGCAGGACATGTATGAAGCTGCAAGCCTGGATGGCGCTAGTAAATGGCGCCAATTCTGGAAGATCACGCTGCCCATGCTGACGCCTGTGGTCTTCTTCAACGCCATCATCCAGACCATCGAGGCGTTCAAGAGCTTCACGCCCTCCTTCATCATTTCGGGCGGCACGGGCGGGCCGATCAATTCGACCCTTTTCTACACGCTCTATCTCTACAACGAGGCCTTCGGCTTCTTCCGCATGGGTTACGCCTCGGCCCTGGCCTGGGTGCTCCTGGCCATCGTCGCCCTCTTCACGGCCTTCTCGTTCCTCAGCTCGAAATACTGGGTGCATTATGACGACTGATGCAGCGCGCATGACCGTAGTCACCGGGTCGTCGCCGACCCGCAAGAAAATCATGTCGATCATCGCGCATGTGCTGCTGATCGGTGCGTCCATCGTCATGCTCTACCCCCTGCTCTGGCTGATGGCCTCGTCTTTCCGGCCGGAAAACGAGATCTTCACCTCCGGCGTCTCGGTCCTGCCTTCGCCGAACTGGAGCATCGATTCCTATATCCGCGGCTGGAACGGCCTGCGCGTCGGCTTCGGGCAGTTGTTCATTAACTCCTTCGTCATCTCGATCCTTTCGGTGATCGGCAATGTCATCGCCTGTTCGCTGGCGGCCTACGCCTTTGCCAGGCTCGAATTTGCCGGCCGCCGCTTCTGGTTCGCCATGATGCTGATGACCCTGATGCTGCCCTATCAGGTGACGCTGATCCCCCAATATGTGTTCTTCCTCAACCTGGGCTGGGTAAACACCATCCTGCCGCTGGTCGTGCCGAAATTTCTTGCCGCCGACGCCTTCTTCATCTTCCTCATGGTGCAGTTCTTCCGCGGCCTGCCCAAGGAGCTTGATGAAGCCGCACGTATGGACGGGGCCGGGCCATGGCGCATCTACTGGAAGATCATCCTGCCGCTTTCCACTCCGGTTCTGGCGACGGCGGCCATCTTCACCTTCATCTGGACCTGGGACGACTTCTTTGGCCCGCTGATCTATCTCAGCGATCTGCGCCAATACACGGTCATGCTGGGCCTGCGCACCTTCACCGACAATACCGGCATGTCCGATTATGGCGGCATGTTCGCCATGAGCGTGCTCAGTCTTGTCCCGATCTTTGTCTTCTTCCTCCTGTTCCAGCGTCTTCTCATTGAAGGCATCGCGACCACGGGCATGAAGCGCTAACCCAGCTTTCGGAGCGTGGTGCGCCACGCTCCGTCATCAGCGACGACCAGGATAAACTGCTGAAATGACCATCAAGTTTGCCGCCATCGGCATCAATCACGCCCATATCTATGGCCAGGTCGACTGCCTCAAGCGTGCTGGCGCCCAATTCGTGGCGTTCCACGCCATCGAGGATGATCTGGCCAAGACCTTCGGCGAAAAGTATCCCGAGGCCAGGCGCGTGACCGATCCGCGGGAAATCCTCGAAGACATTACCATCCAGGTCGTGACCACTGCCGCCATTCCCGGCGACCGCGCCGATATCTGTATTGCCGCCATGAAGCACGGCAAGGACGTGCTGACGGACAAGCCGGGCATGACCACGTTCGCGCAACTCGACGAGGTCATGCGCGTGCAAAAGGAAACCGGCCGCATTTTTTCGGTGCTCTATTCGGAGCATTTCGAAGTGCCTGCCGCCGTCGAGGCCGGAAATCTCATCGCCCAGGGCGCCATCGGGGAGGTGGTCAATACCGTCGGCCTCGGGCCGCATTCGCTGCGGCTCAACAACCGCCCCGACTGGTTCTTCACGCGCAATCGCTATGGCGGCATTCTCTGTGACATCGCCAGCCACCAGTTCGAGCAATTCCTGTTCTTCTCGGGTGCCATGGACGGCGAAGTGGTCTCGGCAAATGTCCATAACCGCAATCATCCCAACCGGCCCGGACTGCAGGACGTCGGCGACGCCCATATCCGCACCGACAGGACGACCGGCTATATCCGTGTCGACTGGTTCACGCCCGAGGGTCTGCCGACCTGGGGCGACGGGCGCCTCACAATCCTGGGCACCGAGGGCTTTATCGAGCTCAGGAAATATGTCGATATCGCCGGCCGAACCGGCGAGAACCATCTTTTCCTCGTCGACAAAAAGGGCACCCAGCATATCGACTGCTCTGGCGTCGACATGCCCTTTGGCCGCCAGTTCCTCGACGACGTGCGCAACCGCACGGAAACGGCCATGCCGCAGCAGCGCTGCTACAACGCCATGAAGATGGCCCTGACCGCCCAGGCCATGGCTGAACAAGGCACGGAGTGGGCACAATGAGCCGCGTATTGAACGTCGCTGTCGTCGGTTG
Coding sequences:
- a CDS encoding carbohydrate ABC transporter permease, with the translated sequence MTVVTGSSPTRKKIMSIIAHVLLIGASIVMLYPLLWLMASSFRPENEIFTSGVSVLPSPNWSIDSYIRGWNGLRVGFGQLFINSFVISILSVIGNVIACSLAAYAFARLEFAGRRFWFAMMLMTLMLPYQVTLIPQYVFFLNLGWVNTILPLVVPKFLAADAFFIFLMVQFFRGLPKELDEAARMDGAGPWRIYWKIILPLSTPVLATAAIFTFIWTWDDFFGPLIYLSDLRQYTVMLGLRTFTDNTGMSDYGGMFAMSVLSLVPIFVFFLLFQRLLIEGIATTGMKR
- a CDS encoding carbohydrate ABC transporter permease, producing MATQVDNTASSGAGRVAPPSFWSGVWQNHAPGYLFLLPWLIGFLGLTIGPILTSFYLSFTHFDLLTAPRWAGLDNYMRMFTNDPKFAASMRVTFVFVIFSVPLKLAFALGVALLLNRGMKGLPLYRALFYLPSLLGASVAIAILWRQMFAGNGLVNQVLANFGIQGPSWISNPNTSLWTLIILAVWQFGSPMIIFLAGLRQIPQDMYEAASLDGASKWRQFWKITLPMLTPVVFFNAIIQTIEAFKSFTPSFIISGGTGGPINSTLFYTLYLYNEAFGFFRMGYASALAWVLLAIVALFTAFSFLSSKYWVHYDD
- a CDS encoding ABC transporter substrate-binding protein, with protein sequence MSIRLGRRQFLMGSSALAAAAAFGSGPAWAQGATLRQFFWGGQARADRTYAVNDLFTAANGAGVDSSFLGWGDYWPKLATETAGGNAPDIVQMDYRYIVEYAKRNAIAPLDEYVGSALKLDGFDEDQLEGGKVDGQLYGISLGANSVAQLVNLAAFEEAGIEPPNRDTTYDDIRAMGEAFQSANVRGGIRVIADGSGSEPMLDNWLRQKGLALYTADGQLGFDADAAIEWFTLWQGFRNDGICVTAEDQALDTNGPLETTMVVMGKSAMMPSNSNQLVAFQTLMTDALTITNYPRIAEGVGGGHYRKPSMFFSVGGSSANKELAAEYLSFFVNDLEAAKVLGVERGIPCIEATREAVAPDLNAADQIALEFVANLGDLLGPLPPPPPAAAGEIDASLLRVLSQEVAFGARSPEDAGQYFVSEAAAILQRAS
- a CDS encoding Gfo/Idh/MocA family protein; the protein is MTIKFAAIGINHAHIYGQVDCLKRAGAQFVAFHAIEDDLAKTFGEKYPEARRVTDPREILEDITIQVVTTAAIPGDRADICIAAMKHGKDVLTDKPGMTTFAQLDEVMRVQKETGRIFSVLYSEHFEVPAAVEAGNLIAQGAIGEVVNTVGLGPHSLRLNNRPDWFFTRNRYGGILCDIASHQFEQFLFFSGAMDGEVVSANVHNRNHPNRPGLQDVGDAHIRTDRTTGYIRVDWFTPEGLPTWGDGRLTILGTEGFIELRKYVDIAGRTGENHLFLVDKKGTQHIDCSGVDMPFGRQFLDDVRNRTETAMPQQRCYNAMKMALTAQAMAEQGTEWAQ